The window TTGATGTTTAGATGTTTGGAAAAAATAATCTGTAGTTTCTTATTATCCACAGATATCCATCCATTTAGCTAACAGAGGGTTCAGAGTGTTCAGTGGCTTAAAGGCCGGTGCTGGTGTAGGTTCCCCAGATGATTCAGTTGCTGCCAAAGTAATAAGATCGTGGCAAAAGAATAGGGAGAGTCAAAATGGCATGGTTCATGGGTCTATTATTGCACTACCATTGGATGTGAATAGAGAGGACCTGCTCCATGAAGCAGCTGATATCATCAGAGGCCATTTACCAGCAGGAGAGGATGGTAAATTTCAAGTAGATGTAAagggttataatggcaacattgTGCATTTTTTCTTGACATTTCTTTTGTCACTTGTATTCGGTAGATTATGCCATTCAATCATAGAAAggtacacgcttcaacaacgtttagaaattgataGATTGTTGTATCGAAGTCGGTGCTCATCTGTAAATAGAAATTttagaagaattcatggacgacatcATTCCAATTTGTCGTATTGTCGACAATGTTGCCAATTGTTGCCATTAAAACCATTTCGaattgtataatttctattgaaaaaccctaCATCATATCAATGCATGAATCTCCAGTATAGAAATCAAAATTCAGGATATTTCTCTGAATTTTGATTGTTGAGTCAATAGCTTTTCCATGCAAATTCATATGTTCATTCTCATCCTCTTGGAATTTCAAGATAAATAAGCAAACCTTGTGTTCAAATCAAAGATTCCATATCCACAACTAAACCATATCACTTTTACAGCATTCTCGTTGCTATACATTTCTAGGTGTATCTACAGATCGCATGATCTGTAGAGTTAGATATGATATAGTTAGCATCATTGAAGTATAAAATCATTTATGTTTCTCCAGGTCTCTGGGCAGTGATAAACACGACGGGGCTCATCTACAGGGGTCGTTTGGACCAGCAGGACATCAGTCAGTGGGAGGCTATGTTCAGAACAAATGTGGTAGGAGTTTTACGTACATCAAGAGCTTTCCAAGGTCTACTACGCAATACTTCTGGAAGAATAATCACACTTGGTCCTGAAAATTGCTGTGAAGGTGGTTTTGTGGCCTACGCAGCAACGAGACATGCAGTTTTAGGTGCTACCGATGCTTTGAGGAAAGAGCTGGTATCAACTGGTATCAGAGTTATCACCTTGGAGCTCACATGTTTCAATACGGAAGACCTTTATGTGATTCCAAAATTGAGAAAGTGAGTAAGAAATTCAGAAACTCTTATTTCTTTTGAATCTATGTAGGAATGGCAACTCTAGAATATAGAGGACTAACTCTAGAATATAGAATCCTAGTATTTATACAACCTGTATAAACATTTTCTTGGAATGGGCTTCCAGCAAATGATCGATGTTTTTCTGTATTGGCGGTATTAGTTTCACACTCAGTTGCaggaaaattcattaaaatttgatgCCGCaggaaaattcattaaaatttaatgccgcattaaaattttaatcctcccTTAAACGCAGACTCCTCCTACTGGAGTATCAATTTCAATGACGGcatcaaattttaatgaatgttCCTGCAACTAGGTTTCAATGTATTATCCAATATTCAATCTAAAGATGTACTCCTCTTCTGGATCAAAAGACAAACTCTATTTTAATGATATTTCAGAGATAAAGAGCAAACGGAGATATCCATAGATTCTGATGGATGTATTGAATATTATCCAAGAGCATTACCCCCTTATTCGCTTCATACATTAGACTTATGTTTAACAACAAGAAACCCAAAAGACTTTTATTCCCTGGAGTACAAATATGCTTGGTTGAAGCCTTTAAAGATGATGACCGTTTGAGAGGAAGACCTAATCTCAGCATGATAAGTTGGTGACGAATATTCATAGATATGGTGATaagttgcttgaaaaattttccacaagaaaatattattatattatatttaacaaacttgttgatatttttgttttgtgaatAACTTGAAGatcatcatatcatatatttcTAGCAAAAATTATTCTCAGCTATAGTAGAATGGAATTGTAACTAAAAAATCAACTTGAAATAACACCAGGGAATTTTGGATATCatccaaaaaatgttttatactagaacaacattgaattctacctgtatattttatgtgtATATTATATGCCATATCTCTTAACTTCAATTTGTATATatgtattattgttattattgtatgttttcaaataaaatacttccaatagttttttattttaatgaacTAGATAAAAACATTCATAGCGAATACCTCGGAAATCGTCAATATTTTCGGAGTAAGGATTGGTATGAAGTATCTTTTGTTTTTTACGAAAAAACAGGTTgtcaatcaaaaacaaaataaggaTTCGCCCATGAAAAGCCATGTGTGATCTCATTTATTTCCAATATGTAGGTAGTGTTTGAGGAATTAAGATACATCAAAACAACTTCTTATCATTATCTGTTTCCAAACTAAATATTTGTAGTTGGAGaatttgataattaaaaaaacaattctGAAATGCCTACTTTATAGTGATAGCTTaatccattcaaaaatttcaatagggTGACAACTGTGTGTATCTAACAATATTCTGTTTTGTGTCCAATCAATTGATCTAAAATGGCACAACACGTTTTGAAATATACGAAACATGGAATTTATCATATAGATTTAATTAGTACGATTTATGAAAACTTgttcaaaacattgaaaatcCCTAAGAAAAAACCTTTTAGTGTAATGGATATTGGTTGTGGAAGCGGTAGagtattatttgatgttttatatCCGTTATTACCCAATAACTGCGAGGAAATTATAGCTACAGATATAGATGAATCTATGATAAATTATTGCAAAGAAATTAACACCGTTTCCAAGATATCGTTCCTAACAATGAATATTGAGGGTGATAAAATTCCTGAAACTTTGGAAGCAAGGTTTAACATGATATTCTCATCATATTGCTTTATGTATGTGAGTAATTTGAGGTGAGTATTATATATAAgcctaattttttcaattcatgttaaggtaaaaaaaaaattactgaaaactaATACagttgaatttttcgaaatatgtgGAATAGAATTAGATGACGAACATTTCACTTCACTGCTATAAtcaaaatcaagaaaaacattctgaagattcatttttgaaaaaaaatactgacTTTGGAGACCATAGAACTGTGTAAAAGTTGAGATGTGATTGTTGCCGTGTTTACCTATACAAACCTAATTTCAACCTATTCGAATTTGTGATcacagaaataatttttattcttgATATTCGActcgaaactattttttttacatttacaCGAAATACTTTTTCTTCTTCCAGACAGGCCTTATTTAACtgcaaaaaaatgatgaaagaaAACGGAGACCTTCATTTGGTATTCATA is drawn from Harmonia axyridis chromosome 7, icHarAxyr1.1, whole genome shotgun sequence and contains these coding sequences:
- the LOC123684006 gene encoding D-beta-hydroxybutyrate dehydrogenase, mitochondrial: MDEQTAFVLALQILALFSIAGALLLYLICKIQKTDSVTLENIPGASKPILVTCADNAIGLQISIHLANRGFRVFSGLKAGAGVGSPDDSVAAKVIRSWQKNRESQNGMVHGSIIALPLDVNREDLLHEAADIIRGHLPAGEDGLWAVINTTGLIYRGRLDQQDISQWEAMFRTNVVGVLRTSRAFQGLLRNTSGRIITLGPENCCEGGFVAYAATRHAVLGATDALRKELVSTGIRVITLELTCFNTEDLYVIPKLRKDKEQTEISIDSDGCIEYYPRALPPYSLHTLDLCLTTRNPKDFYSLEYKYAWLKPLKMMTV
- the LOC123684010 gene encoding juvenile hormone acid O-methyltransferase-like is translated as MAQHVLKYTKHGIYHIDLISTIYENLFKTLKIPKKKPFSVMDIGCGSGRVLFDVLYPLLPNNCEEIIATDIDESMINYCKEINTVSKISFLTMNIEGDKIPETLEARFNMIFSSYCFMYVSNLRQALFNCKKMMKENGDLHLVFISKINPLHSVYAELDRIDAWKPYTKNFGNYVPHFSSPDPDSELNSLVKAVDLKLVSREFLDNNEFESEKLNFLEVFTSMDRISRTVPMEKREKYQRDFKLILSEVLGLNMKDKSNLEKTDRMKMNIPAVVLHMRKC